A single region of the Brassica rapa cultivar Chiifu-401-42 chromosome A03, CAAS_Brap_v3.01, whole genome shotgun sequence genome encodes:
- the LOC117132409 gene encoding uncharacterized protein LOC117132409, with protein sequence MPEQITQAQAPSVFWDVGMDLLNYPTHGPTEGITGEGVENTMRFWQDVANEGFACPEGLHVNDPPGNQNMGVGEPNAATDDNGGGSSTGSTHAPLVPTYIGEQVRTNEMVEEPSAIQLGESACILPTNTEKRAGKALEKTPTEFAEGSKATIHGGREKKGGQRAEQTSSEGSSTEGELGEYGNNVTEGMMFRNREAFKQHMAIYAISMKFQYRSRKSEPGLMVLECCGLNCPWRVYAVKLKDADVFEVRKVVSEHTCSIDERGGYQTQATSSVIGELMRNKFGSAGGGPKPREIRQMMRGDHDVNISYWKAWRSRDVAIDKAKGTTQSSYHLLPDYLQRLVTANPGTITKLYTETVEGGGERFKYMFVAFGASIKGYEFMRKVVVVDGTHLKGKYAGCLLTASAQDGNYQIFPLAFAVVDSENDSSWEWFFEQLSAFVERDDELVFVSDRHMSIYKGLSKVYPGVGHCICVVHLKRNIRSNFRARHLEYLVAKAARTFRLQEFYTTFNEIKTMDPACAEYLLDIGLEHWARSHFPGKRYNIMTSNLAESWNSVLREAREFPVIPLIDFIRTKLTGWFATRREAAQKNMGSMSPKVSGMLTKSFEQTGGYGVTQIGEDEYEVRNKNGGSFHVDLDKKTCSCYEFQVLAIPCSHAIAAAIKAKISVESLVLPAYTIEGLRSAYAGSVLPVPDYTGVSDLVSDFGGMKLCPPVTRRPPGRPKKQRFFSRGEKIMKRTKRRALCSRCKGLGHNKATCKESI encoded by the exons ATGCCAGAACAAATCACGCAAGCCCAAGCACCGTCTGTGTTTTGGGATGTGGGAATGGACTTGTTGAACTACCCTACACATGGTCCCACCGAAGGAATCACTGGTGAAGGGGTTGAGAATACTATGCGTTTTTGGCAAGATGTTGCAAATGAGGGGTTTGCTTGTCCAGAAGGTTTACATGTCAATGACCCACCGGGAAATCAAAACATGGGTGTGGGTGAGCCAAACGCAGCAACGGATGATAATGGCGGTGGCTCATCAACAGGATCGACACATGCCCCGCTTGTGCCGACATATATAGGTGAACAAGTGCGTACAAATGAAATGGTAGAGGAACCGAGTGCGATTCAACTAGGGGAGTCTGCATGCATCCTCCCAACGAACACAG AGAAGAGGGCTGGTAAAGCATTGGAAAAGACGCCAACAGAATTCGCTGAAGGGAGCAAGGCTACCATACATGGTGGACGTGAAAAGAAGGGTGGTCAGAGGGCAGAGCAAACTTCATCGGAAGGGAGTAGCACCGAGG GCGAGTTAGGAGAATACGGAAACAATGTTACTGAGGGCATGATGTTCAGAAACAGAGAGGCTTTCAAGCAACATATGGCTATTTATGCCATAAGCATGAAGTTTCAGTACAGAAGTAGGAAGTCAGAACCAGGGCTGATGGTACTTGAATGCTGTGGTCTGAATTGCCCATGGAGAGTGTATGCAGTCAAACTTAAGGATGCTGATGTGTTCGAAGTTCGgaaagtggtatcagagcatacATGCTCGATAGATGAGCGTGGCGGTTATCAGACTCAAGCTACTTCATCGGTTATTGGAGAGCTAATGCGAAACAAGTTTGGAAGCGCCGGCGGAGGACCTAAACCGCGTGAAATAAGGCAGATGATGCGTGGCGACCATGACGTCAATATTTCATACTGGAAGGCATGGCGTTCTAGGGATGTGGCCATTGATAAAGCTAAAGGTACCACACAGTCATCTTACCACCTCTTACCAGACTACCTACAAAGGCTGGTGACTGCAAATCCGGGGACGATAACAAAACTCTACACTGAAACAGTTGAGGGTGGTGGCGAACGTTTCAAATATATGTTTGTCGCTTTTGGCGCTTCAATCAAGGGTTATGAGTTCATGAGAAAAGTGGTGGTGGTTGATGGTACTCACTTGAAAGGGAAATATGCAGGGTGTTTGCTGACTGCGTCTGCCCAAGATGGCAACTACCAGATATTTCCTCTAGCTTTTGCAGTAGTTGACAGCGAAAACGACTCTTCATGGGAGTGGTTTTTTGAGCAGTTGTCGGCATTTGTTGAGCGGGATGATGAGTTGGTGTTTGTATCTGATAGGCACATGTCTATATACAAAGGTCTTAGCAAG GTCTATCCGGGAGTGGGGCATTGTATCTGTGTGGTTCATTTGAAGAGAAACATAAGGTCAAATTTCAGAGCTCGGCACCTGGAATATCTCGTTGCTAAAGCAGCTAGGACCTTCAGATTGCAGGAATTCTATACAACTTTTAACGAGATTAAGACAATGGATCCGGCATGTGCTGAGTACTTACTTGATATTGGGTTAGAGCATTGGGCCAGATCACATTTCCCGGGAAAGAGATATAATATCATGACAAGCAACCTTGCGGAATCATGGAATTCTGTTTTGCGGGAAGCTAGAGAATTTCCGGTAATACCTTTGATCGATTTCATTCGTACTAAGCTCACAGGTTGGTTTGCAACGCGAAGGGAAGCAGCCCAGAAGAATATGGGTTCAATGTCGCCAAAGGTCTCCGGAATGCTAACCAAAAGTTTTGAGCAGACAGGTGGATACGGCGTAACTCAAATTGGAGAGGACGAGTACGAGGTGCGCAACAAGAACGGAGGGAGCTTTCACGTTGACCTCGATAAAAAAACATGTAGCTGTTACGAGTTTCAGGTGCTTGCCATTCCATGTTCACATGCTATAGCTGCTGCAATCAAGGCAAAGATTAGCGTGGAATCGTTAGTTTTGCCTGCATACACTATTGAGGGGCTGAGGTCGGCATATGCAGGGAGTGTATTGCCAGTGCCTGACTACACAGGTGTGTCTGATTTGGTTTCTGACTTTGGTGGTATGAAACTGTGTCCTCCAGTGACAAGACGCCCACCTGGGAGGCCGAAGAAGCAGAGGTTCTTCTCCAGGGGGGAAAAAATA ATGAAACGCACTAAGAGGAGGGCCTTGTGTAGCCGTTGCAAGGGGCTGGGACACAACAAAGCCACTTGCAAGGAATCTATATAA
- the LOC117132796 gene encoding uncharacterized protein LOC117132796, with amino-acid sequence MVRSIRIWLGEWKKNGNEEWDFIVDPEDYGYGLLISKTATFDMLDQIVRRRYSLSQRTPVVVTYRLPSWMLVPLGNKTPPTTIANTSDLSLILNVRTWLEDLAILVTVGPKGVAEYHFLCRTSFNIGATSYVFDMTATENSRAAYESLVFGDRAAQTERVMNAIFPEEAMLLFHRVSLEMAHADCYRANRNHNTAPVREIIELDNDDDEVMMEGTLEDVVQGWFYQL; translated from the exons ATGGTTCGCTCTATCCGTATTTGGCTAGGTGAATGGAAGAAAAACGGAAACGAAGAATGGGATTTCATAGTCGACCCTGAAGATTATGGATATGGGTTGTTGATTAGCAAGACAGCCACCTTTGATATGCTCGACCAGATCGTAAGGCGCCGTTACAGCCTAAGTCAACGGACTCCGGTGGTTGTGACGTACCGTCTGCCTAGCTGGATGCTCGTGCCACTGGGTAACAAGACACCACCAACAACGATCGCTAACACGTCTGATCTCTCCTTGATCCTTAACGTGAGAACCTGGTTGGAGGATCTAGCAATCCTTGTAACAGTGGGGCCTAAAGGAGTGGCTGAGTACCATTTCCTGTGTCGAACAAGTTTCAACATTGGTGCAACCTCGTATGTTTTTGACATGACTGCCACTGAAAACTCAAGGGCTGCGTATGAAA GTCTTGTGTTTGGTGATCGTGCAGCCCAAACTGAACGGGTGATGAACGCGATATTCCCTGAGGAAGCGATGCTTCTTTTTCATCGAGTGTCTTTGGAGATGGCGCACGCTGACTGTTACCGTGCAAATCGTAACCACAACACAGCTCCGGTGAGAGAAATCATTGAACTTGACAACGACGATGATGAAGTAATGATGGAAGGAACTCTCGAGGATGTTGTGCAAGGTTGGTTTTATCAACTTTGA
- the LOC103857353 gene encoding blue copper protein — protein sequence MKNTIMTLLIVTLSLIGLARSASFYEVGDTNGWTTKMGLDYYKTWSSLKTFYVGDSLIFQYNKDLHNVMEVSFKDYELCNPNSALATYHSEYEPVKLNRTGHYYFICGVPGHCECGQKLEVLVMAPASLQNPATTQQNNSSTSSNPKPNPTIPDPKPKPNPTSPDPKPKPSPRWEDPLVVLPVDAATIASLPHNVASDPCVWSGLSLLSFVLLQTLVFL from the coding sequence ATGAAGAACACAATCATGACTTTGTTAATTGTAACATTGTCACTAATCGGATTAGCTCGTTCTGCATCTTTTTACGAGGTTGGAGACACCAACGGATGGACGACAAAGATGGGCCTTGACTATTACAAGACATGGTCTTCTTTAAAGACTTTCTACGTCGGAGATTCCCTCATCTTTCAATACAACAAAGATCTCCACAACGTGATGGAGGTGAGCTTCAAAGATTACGAGTTGTGTAACCCTAATTCAGCTCTGGCCACATATCACTCTGAGTATGAACCGGTTAAGCTTAACAGAACCGGACACTATTACTTCATATGTGGTGTGCCTGGTCACTGTGAATGTGGTCAAAAGCTTGAGGTCCTAGTCATGGCGCCTGCCTCTCTGCAGAATCCTGCCACAACTCAACAAAACAACTCTTCTACttcttctaaccctaaacctaatcCTACTATTCCTGATCCTAAACCTAAACCTAATCCTACTAGTCCTGATCCTAAACCAAAGCCTTCACCGCGTTGGGAGGATCCTCTTGTGGTTCTTCCAGTAGATGCTGCAACAATTGCATCACTTCCTCACAATGTAGCCTCAGATCCTTGTGTGTGGAGTGGGTTAAGCTTGCTCTCATTCGTTCTTCTACAAACCCTAGTTTTTctttaa